One Tolypothrix bouteillei VB521301 DNA window includes the following coding sequences:
- a CDS encoding caspase family protein: protein MTEQIQEIERLERKMTVLDVEVEFEPVKQGRSLVVVIGIDEYVHWQKLKNAVRDAIGLQQALIDKLGFSAPIAPLFNEAATKTAIASLIEDRLREELQEDDNLVLFFAGHGHTRVDKVGGKVVGETGFIVPVEAQGPKEVWSDYIKIDPLLQSISCLPARHILVILDSCHSGFALGEAMKISRDAVRYEKDLSSRISRKVITSARREQRALDGGPIPGHSLFTGTLVDGFNWGKADLDNNGLITSSELGLFIQQKVGQASESRQTPDFGAFYLDDRGEMVISLRNQSFDALKARAFSALQCGEITTFKELTQQIVTLKSSSPEALYLEYRLKLLESNIKEAATAAQKLFSLHPPTGRIPLSSKDLETINSYLNIPSWAYSFTISETDFPVEIALLSGLDSDNFEVAQEQMLGELRGFYFKDGNSFQFRIKNLTDSQIYIYLIRVDSAGRIESIPIWRDDYIDWQGLEPGITALSYLFEVTKDKEFGGIHEFRFFSSPQRINQLLRAPSSDSRGGLQGLQNLQDITLSDLKKIRTKVIYYSEI from the coding sequence ATGACGGAGCAAATTCAAGAAATAGAAAGACTCGAGCGTAAGATGACTGTGTTAGATGTCGAAGTTGAATTTGAACCTGTCAAGCAGGGGCGCTCGCTCGTCGTGGTTATTGGTATTGACGAGTATGTCCACTGGCAAAAACTTAAGAATGCTGTTCGGGATGCAATCGGTCTTCAACAGGCGCTCATCGACAAGTTGGGATTTTCAGCACCGATAGCTCCGCTGTTTAACGAAGCAGCGACTAAAACAGCGATCGCATCTCTAATTGAGGATCGGCTTCGTGAAGAGTTACAAGAAGATGACAACTTGGTATTATTTTTTGCAGGGCACGGGCATACCCGTGTTGACAAAGTAGGTGGCAAAGTCGTTGGAGAAACAGGGTTCATCGTCCCAGTAGAAGCACAAGGACCAAAAGAAGTTTGGAGTGATTACATCAAAATCGATCCACTTCTTCAATCCATTAGCTGCCTTCCTGCAAGACATATCCTTGTGATTCTAGATTCCTGTCATAGTGGTTTTGCATTGGGTGAAGCAATGAAGATCTCCCGAGATGCAGTTCGCTATGAAAAAGACCTTAGCAGTCGAATCAGTCGCAAAGTAATTACTTCCGCCCGACGGGAGCAACGGGCATTAGATGGCGGACCAATTCCCGGTCACTCATTATTTACTGGTACATTAGTGGATGGGTTTAACTGGGGCAAAGCAGATTTAGATAACAATGGACTGATTACTTCTTCAGAATTGGGATTATTCATTCAACAAAAAGTTGGTCAAGCCTCTGAATCAAGACAAACACCAGACTTTGGAGCGTTTTATCTCGACGATCGAGGTGAGATGGTAATCTCATTACGGAATCAAAGCTTTGATGCACTAAAAGCCCGTGCGTTTTCTGCTCTTCAGTGTGGCGAAATTACAACTTTCAAGGAATTGACTCAACAGATTGTCACATTAAAATCGAGTAGTCCTGAAGCTCTTTATCTTGAGTATAGGCTCAAGCTCCTTGAAAGCAATATCAAAGAAGCTGCCACTGCTGCACAAAAACTTTTTTCTCTACATCCACCTACCGGGAGGATTCCTTTATCATCAAAAGACCTTGAAACAATTAATTCTTACTTAAATATTCCGAGTTGGGCATATAGCTTCACTATTTCAGAGACTGACTTTCCTGTTGAAATAGCGTTGCTTTCCGGTTTAGATAGTGACAATTTTGAGGTTGCTCAAGAACAAATGCTTGGTGAGCTAAGAGGATTTTACTTTAAAGATGGAAATTCTTTTCAATTTAGGATTAAAAATCTCACTGATTCGCAAATTTACATTTACTTGATTAGAGTTGACTCTGCAGGTCGTATTGAGTCTATACCTATCTGGCGTGATGATTATATTGACTGGCAAGGGTTAGAGCCTGGAATAACAGCGCTAAGCTATTTATTTGAAGTGACCAAAGATAAAGAATTTGGTGGAATACATGAATTCCGCTTTTTTTCCTCACCTCAAAGGATTAATCAGTTACTGCGAGCTCCATCTTCAGATTCTCGTGGAGGATTACAAGGTTTGCAGAATCTTCAAGATATCACCTTGAGTGATTTAAAAAAAATTAGAACAAAGGTTATTTACTATAGTGAAATTTAA
- a CDS encoding type II toxin-antitoxin system RelE family toxin, producing the protein MSYKVKFTKGAKKQLRKLPLDVQERIQARVNDLKIEPRPDGVKKLKGQKNSYRIRIGDYRIVYEIEDDVLKVTVVKVKHRSEVYKDDG; encoded by the coding sequence GTGAGTTACAAAGTAAAATTTACAAAGGGTGCCAAAAAACAGTTGAGAAAACTACCCCTCGACGTACAAGAACGCATACAAGCGAGAGTCAATGATTTAAAAATAGAACCGCGTCCAGACGGGGTTAAAAAGTTAAAAGGGCAAAAAAATTCATATCGTATTCGTATTGGTGATTATCGTATAGTTTATGAAATAGAAGATGACGTTTTAAAGGTAACTGTCGTCAAAGTAAAACATCGGAGCGAAGTTTATAAGGATGATGGTTAA
- the pyk gene encoding pyruvate kinase has protein sequence MQLKDSLRRTKIVATIGPATSSPEMLKAIIEAGATTLRLNFSHGTHADHQRNIRLIRQTAFELNKPVAILQDLQGPKIRLGKFENGSIVLAKGDPFILTNRPVVGMQDISCVTYDYLADEVPTGSRILLDDGRVEMLVEDINREKGDLHCRVTVGGTLSNNKGVNFPGVYLSIKAMTEKDREDLIFGLDQGVDWVALSFVRNPQDMIEIKELISSTGKQVPVIAKIEKHEAIEQMEAVLALCDGVMVARGDLGVELPAEDVPILQKRLIATANRLGIPIITATQMLDSMVSNPRPTRAEVSDVANAILDGTDAVMLSNETAVGKFPVEAVATMARIAERIEQEEAENTNTSLLRDPKRSIPNAISQAVGQIAEQLGAAAIMTLTQTGATARNVSKFRPQTPILAVTPHVNVARQLQLVWGVKPLLMLELPSTGQTFQAAMNVAQERGLLSEGDLVVMTAGTLQGVSGSTDLIKVEVVTAVLGQGIGLGQGSVSGRARVAHTGMDASNFNHGEILVAPTTSADFVDAIRKSAGIITEDESLTSHAAVIGLRLGVPVIVGVKNATQVIRDGAILTMDIQRGLVYSGAVGTP, from the coding sequence ATGCAACTAAAAGATTCCCTTCGCCGTACAAAAATTGTCGCCACAATCGGACCTGCTACTAGCAGCCCGGAAATGCTAAAAGCCATTATTGAAGCTGGTGCAACCACATTGCGACTCAACTTTTCCCACGGAACTCACGCCGACCATCAGCGAAATATCCGCCTCATCCGACAAACCGCATTTGAACTTAACAAACCAGTAGCCATCCTTCAAGACTTACAAGGACCGAAGATTCGTCTGGGAAAGTTTGAAAATGGATCTATAGTTTTGGCAAAAGGCGATCCCTTTATTCTAACGAATCGCCCGGTTGTGGGTATGCAGGATATAAGTTGCGTAACCTACGATTATTTGGCAGATGAAGTACCAACAGGGTCAAGAATTCTGCTAGACGACGGGCGAGTGGAAATGCTCGTAGAGGATATCAATCGCGAAAAAGGCGATTTGCACTGTCGCGTGACTGTGGGCGGGACACTTTCCAATAACAAAGGAGTGAACTTTCCGGGAGTTTACCTGTCCATCAAAGCAATGACGGAAAAAGACCGAGAGGATTTGATTTTTGGTCTCGATCAGGGCGTTGACTGGGTCGCTCTTTCTTTTGTCCGCAATCCTCAGGATATGATTGAGATTAAAGAGCTCATTTCCAGCACGGGTAAGCAAGTACCGGTTATTGCCAAAATAGAAAAGCACGAAGCGATCGAACAAATGGAAGCCGTTCTAGCGTTGTGCGATGGGGTAATGGTAGCAAGAGGCGATCTCGGCGTAGAATTGCCAGCCGAGGATGTACCGATATTACAAAAACGATTGATTGCGACTGCCAATCGTTTGGGTATTCCCATTATCACCGCCACTCAAATGTTAGACAGCATGGTGAGTAACCCCCGTCCAACTCGTGCTGAAGTATCGGATGTGGCTAATGCGATTTTAGATGGTACGGATGCGGTGATGCTCTCGAATGAAACCGCAGTTGGTAAGTTTCCAGTGGAAGCTGTGGCTACCATGGCGCGGATTGCCGAACGTATCGAACAAGAAGAAGCAGAAAACACCAACACCAGTCTGCTAAGAGATCCAAAGCGTTCCATTCCCAACGCTATCAGCCAAGCAGTCGGTCAAATTGCAGAACAGCTAGGTGCAGCAGCAATTATGACTCTGACACAAACAGGAGCAACAGCGCGAAATGTTTCCAAATTTCGTCCCCAGACACCAATTTTAGCAGTGACACCTCACGTGAATGTGGCACGGCAATTACAGCTCGTGTGGGGGGTTAAACCGTTGTTGATGTTAGAACTTCCTTCTACAGGTCAGACATTCCAAGCAGCCATGAACGTTGCTCAAGAAAGGGGCTTGTTGTCTGAAGGAGATTTGGTCGTTATGACTGCAGGAACTCTCCAAGGCGTTTCCGGTTCCACAGATTTGATTAAAGTTGAAGTTGTGACAGCAGTTCTCGGTCAGGGAATTGGATTGGGACAAGGTTCTGTCAGCGGTCGCGCAAGAGTTGCTCACACCGGTATGGATGCAAGCAATTTCAATCACGGAGAAATTTTGGTTGCGCCTACTACCAGTGCTGATTTTGTTGATGCAATTCGTAAATCGGCTGGAATTATTACTGAAGATGAAAGTCTCACCAGTCATGCAGCTGTCATCGGGTTGCGTCTTGGGGTGCCGGTCATTGTTGGTGTGAAGAATGCCACACAAGTCATTCGCGATGGAGCCATTTTGACGATGGATATACAGCGCGGTTTGGTTTACTCTGGCGCAGTTGGCACTCCGTAA
- the crtR gene encoding beta-carotene hydroxylase, translated as MLTSEAPKPLTVPPKEFLAPPGDFNPTLLMFLVAVAILVLSNFGYWVWEWQHWVCFTANTLALHMAGTVIHDACHQSAHRNRVVNAMLGHGSALMLAFAFPVFTRVHLQHHAHVNDPEDDPDHYVSTGGPLWLIAVRFLYHEVFFFKRQLWRKNELLEWFISRLIVGSIFYISVQYHFLGYILNFWFIPAFVVGIALGLFFDYLPHRPFTERDRWKNARVYPNPILNILIMGQNYHLIHHLWPSIPWYNYQPTYNLMKPLLDEKGCYQSTGLLQKKDFFGFVYDIFLGIRFHHSN; from the coding sequence ATGCTGACGTCGGAGGCACCAAAGCCACTGACAGTCCCCCCAAAGGAGTTTCTAGCGCCTCCGGGTGATTTCAACCCGACGCTGCTCATGTTTTTGGTAGCGGTGGCAATACTAGTGTTATCTAACTTTGGCTACTGGGTTTGGGAATGGCAACACTGGGTGTGCTTTACTGCTAATACTCTTGCTTTACACATGGCAGGTACGGTAATTCACGATGCCTGTCACCAATCTGCTCATCGCAATCGAGTCGTTAATGCTATGTTGGGTCATGGCAGTGCTCTGATGCTTGCTTTTGCATTCCCCGTCTTCACAAGAGTCCATTTGCAGCATCACGCTCATGTTAACGACCCAGAAGACGATCCGGATCACTACGTCTCCACAGGCGGTCCTTTGTGGTTGATTGCAGTGCGATTTTTATACCATGAAGTATTTTTCTTTAAGCGACAATTGTGGCGCAAAAACGAACTACTTGAATGGTTTATCAGCAGGTTGATTGTCGGTTCAATCTTTTACATCTCGGTTCAGTACCACTTTTTAGGTTACATTCTCAATTTCTGGTTTATTCCTGCTTTTGTTGTAGGCATAGCACTGGGACTGTTTTTTGATTACTTACCCCACCGTCCTTTTACAGAACGCGATCGCTGGAAAAATGCTCGCGTTTACCCCAATCCCATTCTCAACATTTTGATTATGGGGCAGAACTACCATCTCATTCATCATTTGTGGCCTTCCATTCCCTGGTATAATTATCAGCCCACGTATAACTTGATGAAACCTCTCCTGGATGAAAAAGGCTGCTATCAATCAACAGGGTTGCTACAGAAAAAAGATTTTTTTGGATTTGTCTATGACATCTTTTTAGGCATTCGGTTTCATCACAGCAACTAG
- the aroH gene encoding chorismate mutase, which produces MRAIRGATTVSENTVEAMQEAVMELLDELEKRNQLHPTDIISITFSVTSDLNATFPAAIARKRPYWDVVPMLDVQQMHVEGSLERCIRFLVHVHVPASAPIHHIYLRHAASLRPDWSLPVLEGVGIRD; this is translated from the coding sequence ATGCGGGCGATTCGCGGCGCAACAACCGTCTCAGAAAATACGGTTGAAGCAATGCAAGAAGCGGTAATGGAACTACTTGATGAACTTGAAAAACGGAATCAATTACATCCAACAGATATTATTAGCATAACGTTTAGTGTCACAAGCGATTTAAACGCAACTTTTCCGGCTGCGATCGCACGAAAGCGTCCTTATTGGGATGTTGTACCCATGTTGGATGTACAGCAAATGCATGTTGAGGGGAGTTTGGAACGTTGCATCCGTTTTTTAGTTCACGTTCACGTTCCTGCTTCTGCCCCAATCCATCACATTTATTTACGTCACGCCGCAAGTTTGCGCCCTGACTGGTCTTTGCCTGTTTTGGAGGGAGTCGGGATTAGGGATTAG
- the sppA gene encoding signal peptide peptidase SppA translates to MVWPFKPKFQKQIARIEITGAIASATRKRVLEALKTVEERKFPALLLRIDSPGGTVGDSQEIYSALKRLRSKVKIVASFGNISASGGVYIGMGAEHIMANPGTITGSIGVILRGNNLERLLQKIGVSFKVIKSGPYKDILAFDRELTEPEQNILQELIDTSYQQFVQTVADARSLGVETVRSFADGRIFTGQQALELGVIDRLGTEEDARRWACELVSLDPEKTPVYTLEERKPLLSRLVQGSIQASPGLSAGIDWVEFEMSTSGLPLWLYRP, encoded by the coding sequence ATGGTATGGCCTTTTAAACCTAAATTCCAGAAACAAATTGCTCGGATTGAAATTACTGGTGCAATTGCGAGTGCTACTCGCAAGCGTGTCTTGGAAGCGTTGAAAACAGTCGAAGAAAGAAAATTTCCTGCACTGTTGCTACGGATTGACAGTCCTGGCGGTACGGTAGGAGATTCTCAAGAAATTTACAGTGCGTTGAAAAGATTGCGCTCAAAAGTGAAAATAGTTGCTAGTTTTGGTAACATTTCTGCTTCGGGTGGAGTTTACATCGGTATGGGAGCAGAACACATCATGGCAAATCCCGGTACGATTACGGGTAGCATTGGTGTGATATTGCGCGGTAACAACTTGGAACGCTTGTTGCAAAAAATTGGTGTCTCTTTTAAGGTAATTAAGTCAGGACCTTACAAAGATATTTTGGCTTTTGACAGAGAACTGACAGAACCAGAACAAAACATTTTGCAAGAATTAATTGATACGAGTTACCAGCAGTTTGTACAAACTGTGGCTGATGCTCGTTCCCTAGGTGTAGAAACAGTAAGAAGTTTTGCAGATGGTCGAATTTTTACCGGACAGCAAGCATTAGAGCTAGGTGTCATAGATCGATTGGGAACAGAAGAAGATGCTCGCCGTTGGGCTTGCGAACTTGTTAGTCTCGATCCTGAAAAAACTCCTGTTTATACCTTAGAAGAACGCAAGCCTTTGTTAAGTCGTCTCGTACAAGGAAGTATCCAAGCTTCACCAGGGTTAAGTGCTGGAATTGATTGGGTTGAATTTGAAATGTCCACAAGTGGATTGCCTTTATGGTTATATAGACCATAA
- a CDS encoding MlaE family lipid ABC transporter permease subunit — MTNDTSKSSLGTWSQRLLAATFLSGQVIVHLLRGKIHRRNTLEQLAAVGPDSLFIALLTAIFVGAVFTIQVAREFITFGAGNIVGGVLAVALTRELSPVLTAVIIAGRVGSAFAAEIGTMRVTEQIDALLMLKTDPIDYLVIPRVLACCIMLPILTLLSLVTGMLGGMAIATNVYNLSDTVFLDSARNFLNTWDILSAMVKACCFGILIAVIGCSWGLTTTGGAKGVGQSTTTAVVTALLIIFISNFFLSWIMFQGAGSALMQGF, encoded by the coding sequence ATGACAAATGACACATCTAAATCCAGTTTGGGAACGTGGAGTCAGCGATTGCTGGCTGCGACGTTCTTGAGTGGACAAGTCATTGTTCACTTACTTAGAGGAAAAATTCATCGGCGGAACACTTTAGAGCAACTAGCAGCTGTCGGACCGGATTCGCTGTTCATTGCCTTATTAACAGCTATTTTTGTTGGTGCAGTATTTACTATCCAGGTAGCAAGAGAATTTATTACCTTTGGTGCTGGCAATATTGTTGGTGGAGTTTTAGCTGTAGCGCTGACACGAGAACTGTCACCCGTGTTAACAGCAGTTATTATCGCGGGGCGAGTTGGTTCGGCATTTGCAGCAGAAATTGGAACAATGCGAGTTACCGAACAGATCGATGCTCTTTTGATGCTCAAAACAGACCCGATTGATTATCTTGTCATCCCTCGCGTCCTGGCTTGCTGCATTATGCTGCCCATTCTAACACTTCTATCCTTAGTAACGGGGATGCTTGGGGGAATGGCGATCGCAACAAATGTATACAATCTTTCAGATACCGTTTTTCTAGACTCAGCCCGGAATTTTTTAAACACCTGGGATATTCTGAGTGCAATGGTGAAAGCGTGTTGTTTTGGCATTCTCATTGCCGTTATAGGATGTAGCTGGGGATTAACGACAACAGGAGGAGCAAAAGGAGTGGGACAATCCACAACAACTGCTGTTGTGACTGCCTTATTGATTATATTTATTAGTAACTTCTTTCTTTCTTGGATCATGTTCCAAGGAGCCGGTAGTGCTTTAATGCAGGGGTTTTAG
- a CDS encoding DUF3119 family protein: MTTSYTSNSISTVELKPSYNIPVVLTIAAIPLLFVQPWIGLFVTLLGLFLMFQAGTIRLRFTATDLDIYRGDKLIRCFPYREWQNWRIFWNPIPILFYFKEINSIHFLPIIFDPKTLKSCLEERCPRN, from the coding sequence ATGACGACTTCATACACCTCCAACTCGATATCAACCGTAGAACTTAAGCCCAGTTACAATATACCTGTGGTGCTGACGATCGCAGCAATTCCACTGCTTTTCGTGCAACCTTGGATCGGCTTATTTGTGACATTGCTTGGCTTGTTTCTGATGTTTCAGGCGGGAACAATACGTTTGAGGTTTACCGCCACCGATTTAGATATTTACAGAGGGGACAAATTAATTCGCTGCTTTCCCTATCGAGAATGGCAAAACTGGCGTATATTCTGGAATCCAATTCCCATCTTGTTTTATTTTAAAGAAATAAACAGCATTCACTTTTTGCCAATTATATTTGACCCCAAAACTCTAAAATCTTGTTTGGAAGAACGCTGTCCGCGCAATTAG